The proteins below come from a single Necator americanus strain Aroian chromosome V, whole genome shotgun sequence genomic window:
- a CDS encoding hypothetical protein (NECATOR_CHRV.G18672.T1) has translation MEDRERGSVKAIKPSPSPSEEDESEWENEPTKRTRRPRGKKVTATTTQMPEPTTKKPAPNHRLPQCNNPDESVFIDYGNRLRDCYFQQCGRGYRCEFNKYIRRFICCGQDSGIVPPPGLPMIPAPKPLNPRPFRPPQRPFQMLSDGEIDVSDGPRYRSKSSCCEENDCNDYGGRQWERGCKNTRCPDGQNYVNCRGRDHEDDLGVMERRGSPVNPDFRGAETDFQGNECNMKHEKGNRCPFSQSRVEMSRGNIQGLPLVRGDLQSMRGPEIFGAQSQREVVTQAMNKFSPMTDLDPQPFEQHRMIQLPSKELRPLPPRVEQVRSDEEFLINALPPLRREVTQGQIQSPSPRGRALQPFHKLSNPSTSSLQNENGRIQEDACVVGTEYTVNGLVPSCSLDKSNFCPNSHPHCSYSISLRNQVCCSKLALLSKL, from the exons ATGGAAGACCGAGAAAGAGGATCAGTTAAGGCAATCAAACCCTCACCTTCTCCAAGCGAAGAAGATG AGTCCGAGTGGGAAAATGAGCCAACGAAACGCACAAGAAGGCCTCGTGGTAAGAAAGTGACTGCAACCACAACACAAATGCCGGAACCAACGACGAAGAAGCC TGCTCCGAATCATCGCCTTCCGCAGTGCAACAATCCGGATGAGTCGGTCTTTATTGACTATGGAAATCGTCTCAGAGATTGTTATTTTCAG CAATGTGGACGTGGATATCGTTGCGAATTCAATAAATACATAAGGAGATTTATATGTTGCGGTCAAGACAGCGGTATTGTCCCGCCCCCAG GCTTACCGATGATTCCGGCACCAAAACCGCTCAACCCACGACCTTTCCGTCCTCCACAACGCCCTTTTCAAATGCTTAGCGATGGAGAAATAGACGTGAGCGATGGTCCTCGCTATCGATCAAAATCTTCCTGTTGCGAAGAGAATGATTGCAATGATTATGGAGGACGTCAATGGGAAAGAGGGTGCAAGAATACAAGGTGTCCTGACGGTCAAAACTACGTTAACTGTAGAGGCAGAGATCATGAAGATGACTTGGGCGTGATGGAGAGGCGCGGCTCTCCTGTAAACCCAGACTTTCGTGGAGCAGAGACTGACTTTCAAGGAAATGAATGCAATATGAAGCACGAAAAAGGCAATAGATGTCCATTCTCTCAGAGTAGAGTTGAAATGAGTAGAGGAAATATACAAGGATTACCCTTAGTGAGGGGAGACCTACAATCCATGCGTGGTCCGGAAATTTTTGGAGCACAGTCTCAACGGGAGGTTGTTACTCAAGCGATGAACAAATTCAGCCCCATGACAGACCTTGATCCGCAACCATTTGAGCAGCATAGGATGATTCAGCTACCATCCAAAGAGTTGCGACCATTACCACCAAGAGTTGAACAAGTGCGCAGCGACGAAGAGTTCCTTATAAATGCGTTACCTCCTCTTCGACGAGAAGTTACTCAAGGACAAATTCAGTCTCCGAGTCCACGAGGTCGTGCTCTACAACCATTTCATAAGCTCAGCAATCCGAGCACATCGAGTTTGCAAAATGAAAACGGCAGAATTCAGG AGGATGCCTGCGTTGTCGGCACAGAATACACCGTCAATGGCCTCGTACCAAGTTGCAGTCTGGATAAAAGCAACTTCTGCCCAAATAGTCATCCTCACTGCTCGTATTCAATTTCACTTCGGAATCAAGTTTGTTGCTCAAAATTGGCgcttctttcaaaattatag